A region from the Bosea sp. RAC05 genome encodes:
- a CDS encoding type I-E CRISPR-associated protein Cas6/Cse3/CasE, producing the protein MLIDIPREDAFTLARKTHAATSMDAGYQVKTVLAEASIPLRPWRFLASDPMSYRICGAVDGDVETSALTNLGGSVCATADWEPENGMIELDLHVTPQLQCRFRDVPGDRDLPRRSRLFDAAVGSHDRSAAYRDWVANKIQPASAGIEIDGDIQIAFVRDVRVPRKFEDRRVKLVMIPSCRARFKANVTDLALFRNTVSGGIGRQRAFGFGSLIPRTVLSSLASHGGFADAA; encoded by the coding sequence ATGCTGATCGATATCCCACGTGAGGATGCCTTCACGCTCGCCCGGAAGACTCACGCGGCGACGTCGATGGATGCCGGCTATCAGGTGAAAACCGTTCTGGCAGAAGCGTCCATTCCCTTGAGGCCTTGGCGCTTCCTTGCGTCCGACCCGATGTCATACCGGATTTGCGGCGCCGTCGATGGGGATGTCGAGACCAGTGCTCTGACCAACCTCGGAGGATCGGTCTGCGCTACGGCTGATTGGGAGCCGGAAAATGGCATGATCGAGCTCGATCTGCACGTCACGCCGCAGCTGCAATGTCGCTTCCGCGATGTCCCAGGTGATCGCGACCTCCCGCGGCGCAGCCGGCTTTTCGATGCCGCAGTCGGATCGCATGACCGGTCAGCTGCTTACCGCGACTGGGTCGCCAACAAGATCCAGCCGGCCAGTGCCGGGATCGAGATCGACGGCGACATCCAGATCGCTTTCGTGCGCGATGTCCGCGTGCCCCGCAAGTTCGAGGACCGCAGGGTCAAGCTGGTCATGATCCCATCCTGCAGGGCGAGATTCAAAGCCAATGTGACCGATCTCGCACTCTTCCGAAATACGGTTTCCGGCGGGATCGGCCGCCAGCGCGCATTCGGGTTCGGATCGCTGATCCCGCGCACTGTCCTGTCTAGCCTCGCTTCGCATGGAGGCTTCGCCGATGCGGCCTGA
- a CDS encoding peptide chain release factor-like protein, whose translation MPANEKRGRVHSSTVTVAVIETGQIDRDPHQCRSDIDFQVEWFSGTGAGGQHRNKHQNSCRLRHLPTGLVVSAQTRSRTTSLQQARAELLIELDRRLDLVNSARENAARRHQLGSGERSDKRRTYRFQDDSVVDHELGTAARATDVMRGGFARLWR comes from the coding sequence GTGCCCGCCAATGAGAAGCGAGGTCGGGTTCACTCGTCGACTGTGACTGTCGCCGTGATTGAAACCGGTCAGATTGATCGTGATCCGCATCAGTGCCGATCTGACATCGACTTCCAGGTCGAGTGGTTCAGCGGCACTGGCGCCGGTGGTCAGCATCGCAACAAGCACCAGAACAGCTGCCGGCTGCGTCATCTGCCGACTGGTTTGGTGGTGAGTGCTCAGACCCGTAGCCGCACTACCAGCCTGCAGCAGGCCAGGGCCGAGCTTCTGATCGAACTGGATCGACGCTTGGACCTGGTGAACTCTGCGCGCGAGAACGCCGCCCGCCGGCACCAACTCGGCTCGGGCGAGCGGTCGGACAAGCGCCGCACATACCGCTTCCAGGATGACAGCGTCGTCGACCATGAACTCGGTACGGCCGCGAGGGCGACGGAC